The following coding sequences lie in one Sinorhizobium fredii USDA 257 genomic window:
- a CDS encoding DUF1801 domain-containing protein, protein MAEKTPIKSTKVVKKVAEPRKSVTESAARKPRNAAANGLPAHHAVPETTETNSEGSAAATKPTLLSGGNPQIAKGYGDAPVQAYIAAMPGWKSDVGRRLDALIERTVPDVRKAVKWNSPLYGMEDQCWFLGIHCFTKYIKVAFFRGASLHPVPPGESKQKEVRYLHLHEDDALDEAQFADWVKQASQLPGERM, encoded by the coding sequence ATGGCCGAGAAGACGCCCATCAAGTCGACAAAGGTGGTAAAAAAGGTGGCCGAGCCGCGTAAGTCGGTCACCGAATCGGCGGCCCGCAAGCCGAGGAACGCCGCTGCGAACGGACTGCCGGCGCACCATGCAGTGCCCGAAACCACGGAAACAAACAGCGAGGGTTCCGCAGCGGCGACGAAGCCGACCCTCCTTTCAGGCGGAAACCCGCAGATCGCCAAAGGCTACGGCGACGCACCCGTGCAGGCGTACATCGCGGCCATGCCGGGCTGGAAAAGCGACGTCGGGCGGCGCCTCGACGCGCTCATCGAGCGCACCGTCCCCGATGTGCGCAAGGCGGTCAAATGGAACTCGCCGCTATACGGCATGGAGGACCAATGCTGGTTCCTCGGCATCCATTGCTTCACGAAATACATCAAAGTGGCTTTCTTTCGCGGCGCATCGCTGCATCCTGTCCCTCCCGGCGAGTCGAAGCAGAAGGAGGTGCGCTATCTTCACCTTCACGAGGACGACGCGCTCGACGAGGCCCAGTTCGCCGATTGGGTGAAGCAAGCCAGCCAATTGCCGGGCGAACGAATGTGA
- a CDS encoding helix-turn-helix domain-containing protein, with amino-acid sequence MDLAKSKIVERATYQPGACSIEGMPTRLHFFHAHPPIMLHAHWHAQIEVNYVMRGSVHYRMAGHDLRLGAGQMCLFWGGQPHRMDESSDDSIYAGAHLPLVHFFRMRLPPAISQMLMGGATMLTSATDCADDRNFPRWRSWANSGDEVKAQHAVEELLLRVERMFMEPYTIISSGKECEAESASAPPSLGVVRMCDFIAANFLEEIDAVDIAAAAGLHPKYAMNLFRKSTGMTLIKYVTLLRLSRAQAMLMNGNDGILQVALDSGFGSVSAFNKAFRQIAGMPPSEFRRDVRAAAR; translated from the coding sequence GTGGATTTGGCGAAAAGTAAGATTGTCGAACGAGCGACCTATCAGCCGGGTGCCTGCAGCATTGAGGGCATGCCGACCAGGCTGCATTTCTTCCACGCCCATCCCCCGATCATGCTGCACGCGCATTGGCATGCGCAGATCGAGGTAAACTACGTGATGCGAGGCTCGGTGCATTACCGCATGGCCGGCCATGATCTGAGGCTCGGCGCCGGACAGATGTGTCTGTTCTGGGGCGGGCAGCCGCACCGGATGGACGAATCCTCCGACGATTCCATCTATGCAGGCGCTCATCTGCCGCTGGTGCATTTCTTCCGCATGCGGCTGCCGCCGGCAATCTCGCAAATGCTGATGGGCGGCGCTACAATGCTGACATCCGCGACGGATTGTGCCGACGACCGTAACTTTCCACGCTGGCGCAGCTGGGCTAATTCCGGAGACGAGGTGAAGGCCCAGCACGCTGTGGAAGAACTGCTGCTGCGCGTCGAACGAATGTTCATGGAGCCTTACACGATCATTTCATCCGGCAAGGAATGCGAGGCCGAGAGCGCCTCGGCCCCGCCCTCGCTCGGCGTCGTGCGCATGTGCGATTTCATCGCTGCCAATTTTCTCGAGGAGATCGATGCGGTCGATATCGCCGCCGCAGCGGGATTGCATCCGAAATACGCCATGAACTTGTTTCGCAAGTCGACGGGCATGACGCTGATCAAGTACGTGACCCTGCTGCGGCTTTCACGGGCGCAAGCCATGCTGATGAATGGCAACGACGGCATTCTGCAGGTAGCCCTGGATAGCGGCTTCGGTTCGGTGAGCGCCTTCAACAAGGCTTTCCGGCAAATCGCGGGCATGCCGCCCTCGGAATTCCGCCGCGACGTTCGCGCCGCGGCTAGGTGA
- a CDS encoding DUF899 domain-containing protein, producing MTTATENGRKGGEPAMHTPPVVSPQAWETARQQLLVKEKAQTRARDALAAERRRMPWMAVEKAYQFDGPAGKISLTDLFDGRRQLIVYRAFFEPGVFGWPDHACRGCSMVADQVAHLAHLNARDTTLVFVSRAPQADIARLKARMGWEMPWFTITDSFDADFGVDEWHGTNVFYRDGDRVYRTYFINNRGDEQMGSTWNYLDITPLGRQEVWEDSPEGYPQTPTYKWWNWHDSYVEGAAPDKKWVEVSNAGEAAFRNEDVNTKP from the coding sequence ATGACCACAGCCACCGAGAACGGACGGAAAGGCGGGGAGCCCGCCATGCACACACCACCGGTCGTGTCGCCGCAGGCGTGGGAGACCGCCCGCCAGCAGCTGCTGGTGAAGGAAAAGGCCCAGACCCGCGCCCGTGACGCGCTCGCCGCCGAGCGCCGGCGTATGCCGTGGATGGCCGTGGAGAAGGCGTATCAGTTCGACGGGCCCGCCGGCAAAATCAGCCTCACCGACCTGTTCGACGGTCGGCGTCAGCTGATCGTCTATCGCGCATTCTTCGAGCCAGGAGTGTTCGGCTGGCCGGATCACGCCTGCCGCGGCTGCTCCATGGTGGCCGATCAGGTCGCCCACCTCGCCCACCTGAACGCCCGTGACACCACCCTCGTTTTCGTCTCGCGGGCACCCCAAGCAGATATCGCAAGGCTGAAGGCGCGGATGGGCTGGGAGATGCCGTGGTTTACCATCACGGACAGCTTCGACGCCGACTTCGGCGTGGACGAGTGGCACGGCACGAACGTGTTCTACCGCGACGGCGACCGCGTCTACCGCACCTACTTCATCAACAACCGCGGCGACGAGCAGATGGGGAGCACCTGGAACTATCTCGACATCACGCCGCTCGGCCGTCAGGAAGTCTGGGAGGATTCGCCCGAGGGCTATCCTCAGACGCCGACCTACAAGTGGTGGAACTGGCATGACAGCTACGTCGAAGGTGCTGCGCCCGACAAGAAGTGGGTCGAGGTGTCGAACGCCGGAGAGGCGGCGTTCCGAAACGAGGACGTGAACACGAAGCCCTGA
- a CDS encoding aldo/keto reductase, translating into MSSEQPIRWGIIGPGTIARTFAEGIAHSATGRLLAIATRNPDKPGLGEGFPAARIMKGYDTLLADPAIDAVYIATPHTSHAEWAVKAVRAGKHVLVEKPMALSAFDAQSIFHEATKAGVFAGEAYMYRFHPQTARLVELVRDGTIGEVRIIRSSFGFDMGGYRPEHRLFANDLAGGGILDVGGYPVSMVCMLAGAAEKNPFLEPLTVSGAARLGPSGVDEWASAVLKFPNDIVAEVSCSIMAQQDNMLRIIGSKGRIEVKDFWFASGQQGGVGCIEIIRNDGQQAIKVEEKRHLYSFEVDAVGEAIRAGRTEFAFPGMNAEDTRANLSVLDRWRASVGLEYGIETAARRTTNLAGVAVVAGKNVLKRQIPGVAKPASTVALGFEFFPSFASASLTLDAFYEAGGNLFDTAFVYGAGRTERIFGDWHTSRKVNREDIVLIGKGAHSPLCYPDVIARQLAQSLERLKTDYVDVYFMHRDNPDIPVGEFVDAMDAELRRGRIRGIFGGSNWTRERMDEAIVYAEKNGKAGPAALSNNFSLAQMLDPIWPGCVAASDDCWKDWLKKRQIPNFAWSSQGRGFFTDRAGRDKHDNEEIVRVWYSGRNFERRDRAIELAKKHGCSPIHIALAYVIAQPFPIIPLIGPRTVAELEDSLSAIQISLAPEEVRWLEG; encoded by the coding sequence ATGAGCTCAGAACAACCGATCCGTTGGGGTATTATCGGCCCTGGCACCATCGCGCGGACATTCGCCGAAGGGATTGCCCATTCGGCGACCGGCCGCCTCTTGGCCATCGCCACCCGCAATCCGGACAAGCCCGGCCTCGGCGAGGGCTTTCCGGCCGCGCGCATCATGAAGGGTTACGACACGCTTCTCGCGGATCCGGCGATCGACGCGGTTTACATCGCCACGCCACATACCAGCCATGCCGAATGGGCGGTCAAGGCGGTGCGCGCCGGCAAGCATGTGCTGGTCGAAAAGCCGATGGCGCTTTCAGCCTTCGATGCACAATCGATCTTCCACGAGGCGACAAAGGCCGGCGTCTTCGCCGGCGAAGCCTATATGTACAGGTTCCATCCGCAGACGGCCCGTCTCGTCGAACTGGTGCGGGACGGTACGATCGGCGAAGTGCGGATTATCCGCTCGAGTTTCGGCTTCGACATGGGTGGCTATCGCCCTGAGCACCGCCTCTTTGCCAATGATCTCGCCGGCGGCGGCATTCTCGATGTCGGTGGCTACCCGGTCTCGATGGTGTGTATGCTCGCCGGTGCTGCCGAGAAAAACCCCTTCCTCGAGCCGCTGACGGTGTCTGGCGCTGCCCGGCTGGGGCCGTCCGGCGTCGACGAGTGGGCGTCGGCGGTCCTCAAGTTCCCCAACGACATAGTCGCGGAGGTGTCCTGCTCGATCATGGCACAGCAGGACAACATGCTGCGCATCATCGGTTCGAAAGGCCGCATTGAGGTGAAGGACTTCTGGTTCGCCTCCGGTCAGCAGGGCGGGGTCGGGTGCATCGAAATCATCCGGAACGATGGACAGCAGGCAATCAAGGTCGAGGAGAAGCGCCATCTCTACTCGTTCGAGGTCGATGCGGTGGGCGAGGCGATCCGTGCCGGCCGCACCGAATTCGCCTTCCCCGGCATGAACGCCGAAGATACGCGCGCCAATCTCAGCGTTCTCGATCGCTGGCGCGCATCCGTCGGTCTCGAATACGGGATCGAGACGGCCGCCAGGCGGACCACCAACCTAGCGGGCGTGGCCGTCGTTGCCGGCAAGAACGTGCTCAAACGGCAGATCCCTGGCGTGGCCAAGCCGGCCTCCACGGTTGCGCTGGGCTTCGAGTTCTTCCCAAGTTTCGCCTCCGCCTCGCTGACGCTGGATGCCTTCTACGAGGCGGGCGGAAATCTGTTCGACACCGCATTCGTCTACGGTGCCGGCAGGACCGAGAGGATTTTCGGCGACTGGCATACGAGCCGCAAGGTCAACCGCGAGGACATCGTTCTGATCGGCAAGGGCGCCCATTCGCCGCTCTGCTATCCGGACGTGATTGCCAGACAACTGGCTCAGTCGTTGGAACGGCTGAAGACGGATTATGTCGACGTCTACTTCATGCATCGCGATAATCCGGACATCCCGGTCGGCGAATTCGTCGATGCCATGGACGCCGAGCTCCGGCGCGGGCGTATCCGGGGCATTTTCGGCGGCTCCAACTGGACGCGCGAACGCATGGACGAGGCGATCGTGTATGCCGAGAAGAACGGTAAGGCGGGCCCGGCCGCTCTTTCCAACAACTTCTCGCTGGCGCAGATGCTCGATCCCATCTGGCCCGGCTGCGTCGCGGCGTCCGACGACTGCTGGAAAGACTGGCTGAAGAAGCGACAGATTCCCAACTTCGCCTGGTCGAGCCAGGGGCGGGGCTTTTTCACCGACAGGGCAGGGCGCGACAAGCATGATAATGAGGAAATCGTCCGGGTCTGGTATTCCGGCCGCAATTTCGAACGCCGCGACCGCGCAATCGAACTCGCCAAGAAGCACGGCTGCAGCCCGATCCATATCGCCCTCGCCTATGTCATCGCCCAGCCGTTCCCGATCATCCCGCTCATCGGCCCACGGACCGTGGCGGAACTGGAAGACAGCCTCTCGGCCATTCAGATCTCGCTTGCTCCGGAAGAGGTGCGTTGGCTGGAAGGCTGA
- a CDS encoding adenylate/guanylate cyclase domain-containing protein produces MAAIGIGIGVHSGTAYVGSIGEGLAGDFTAVGDVVNVAARLASRAGPGELPVIEAAWSRGRPRDLPSSDRMLELKGEASPIEVGTSR; encoded by the coding sequence TTGGCTGCCATCGGCATCGGCATCGGCGTCCACTCCGGCACGGCTTATGTCGGTTCCATCGGGGAGGGATTGGCCGGCGATTTCACCGCAGTGGGAGATGTGGTGAATGTAGCGGCACGCCTGGCATCTCGGGCGGGCCCCGGCGAGCTTCCGGTCATAGAGGCAGCGTGGAGCAGAGGCAGGCCCCGTGACTTGCCGAGCAGCGACCGTATGCTGGAGCTCAAGGGGGAAGCCTCCCCGATCGAGGTCGGTACTTCGCGTTGA
- a CDS encoding VOC family protein — protein sequence MAKNTICLWYDKDAEAAARFYSEIFPDSVVSAVHRAPGDYPAGKEGDVLTVDFTVAGIPCIGLNGGPAFKHNEAFSFQIATDDQEETDRYWNAIVGNGGQESACGWCKDKWGISWQITPRVLTDAMAAGGDEAKRAFDAMMTMKKIDVAAIEAARRG from the coding sequence ATGGCAAAGAATACGATTTGCCTCTGGTACGACAAGGACGCCGAGGCTGCCGCCCGCTTCTACTCCGAGATCTTTCCTGACAGCGTGGTGAGTGCCGTGCACCGTGCACCGGGCGACTACCCAGCCGGCAAAGAGGGCGATGTGTTGACCGTCGACTTCACGGTTGCGGGCATTCCTTGCATCGGCCTCAACGGGGGTCCCGCGTTCAAGCACAACGAAGCCTTCTCGTTCCAGATCGCTACCGACGATCAGGAGGAGACCGACCGCTACTGGAATGCCATCGTCGGCAACGGCGGCCAGGAGAGCGCATGCGGCTGGTGCAAGGACAAGTGGGGGATTTCCTGGCAAATCACTCCACGCGTCCTGACTGACGCGATGGCGGCCGGCGGCGATGAAGCAAAGCGCGCGTTTGATGCCATGATGACCATGAAGAAAATCGATGTCGCCGCGATCGAGGCGGCGCGGCGCGGCTGA
- a CDS encoding DUF1801 domain-containing protein: MKKATTAMEKSMSGSKEGEISPSQLIDARIDELSDWRGETLARVRTLIKEADPEVIEEWKWRGVPVWSHAGIICTGETYKNVVKLTFAKGASLEDPSRLFNSSLEGNTRRAIDIHQNDEIDEEALKALIRAAVALNMSVRAAGRSQKKPRSA, translated from the coding sequence ATGAAGAAAGCGACAACAGCCATGGAGAAGAGCATGAGCGGCTCGAAGGAAGGAGAAATCTCTCCCTCTCAGCTGATAGATGCGAGAATTGACGAACTGAGCGATTGGCGGGGCGAGACGCTCGCTCGGGTCCGGACGCTTATCAAAGAGGCCGATCCCGAGGTGATCGAGGAGTGGAAGTGGCGGGGGGTTCCGGTGTGGTCGCACGCCGGCATCATCTGTACCGGCGAGACCTACAAGAATGTCGTGAAGCTGACCTTCGCCAAGGGCGCCTCGTTGGAGGACCCTTCACGGCTGTTCAACTCCAGCCTCGAAGGCAATACCAGGCGTGCCATCGATATCCATCAGAACGACGAGATCGATGAAGAGGCGCTGAAGGCGCTCATTCGCGCCGCCGTGGCGCTGAATATGTCGGTGCGAGCCGCCGGCCGCTCCCAGAAGAAACCAAGGAGCGCATGA
- a CDS encoding YMGG-like glycine zipper-containing protein produces MKKAIALVLVALSVASCTQTEKGAGIGAASGAIIGGAITNDVRGAAVGAAIGGVSGAVIGNVTEQPGQCYYRDRYGRRYIDRC; encoded by the coding sequence ATGAAGAAAGCCATCGCACTTGTTCTGGTCGCCCTGTCGGTCGCAAGCTGCACGCAGACGGAAAAGGGTGCCGGCATCGGCGCCGCGTCGGGCGCGATCATCGGCGGCGCCATCACCAACGACGTGCGCGGCGCGGCCGTCGGCGCCGCCATCGGCGGTGTTTCCGGCGCCGTGATCGGCAATGTCACCGAACAGCCGGGCCAGTGCTATTATCGCGACCGCTACGGCCGCCGCTACATCGACCGTTGCTGA
- a CDS encoding autotransporter assembly complex protein TamA: MSPPRSSIAYRKAATAFALAASTALGPIFAGQAHAIRIFGMRFFESAEEQVQVLDPVNYALTFEPGTDDEELREALENASQLNQDQEKPVSGDLGLLIKARDDRERLLAALYEKAHYGGTITILINGQDIDSLPPDPSFPDGQAVPVTVRVMPGPAFTLNSIRFEGDAAGLDPATYDLTRGARADSTLIIKAGEQIVTDLKEQSRPLAKITERSVVADHATSTVDVTIRADSGPVAPVGALTVTGTKTVDPGFVRDYSRLNHGRPYSPENIRKAAERLRTLNVFSSVTIVEADQLAPDGTIPMNIQVSEGKHRYFGFGGQFSTTDGLGLQGYWGHRNLFGRAESLRIEGSVDRIGETTDVGGLDYSAGILFAKPGAFGPASTFTASVKAAIVDPDAYNAKTITAAAGAGFELSPEDTVSVGAELGWADIDDAFGSNSYLTAAIPLEYVRDTRDDKLNATEGYRAMLNAKPSYEIEGKTFFSSFETSASTYYALGSEKRFVLAGKLGAGVLVGGDELSDIPATRRFFLGGGGSVRGYAFQEISPRNADNELTGGRSYVNGSLEVRIAVTDTIGLVPFIDAGSVSSGTAPDFSDIRAGAGIGLRYATPFGPIRLDFAVPLNKYPGGTDYGIYAGIGQSF; encoded by the coding sequence ATGTCTCCACCACGCTCGAGTATTGCGTATCGAAAGGCGGCGACGGCATTCGCTCTTGCGGCCTCGACGGCGCTCGGGCCGATTTTCGCCGGCCAGGCTCACGCGATCCGAATCTTCGGCATGCGCTTTTTCGAGAGCGCCGAAGAACAGGTTCAGGTTCTCGATCCCGTCAACTATGCCCTGACTTTCGAGCCCGGCACGGACGATGAGGAACTGCGCGAGGCGCTCGAAAACGCCTCGCAACTCAACCAGGATCAGGAAAAGCCGGTCTCCGGCGACCTCGGCCTCTTGATCAAGGCGCGCGACGACCGGGAGCGGCTGCTTGCCGCCCTCTATGAAAAGGCGCACTACGGCGGCACCATCACGATCCTGATCAATGGCCAGGACATCGACAGCCTGCCGCCCGACCCCTCCTTCCCCGATGGCCAGGCCGTGCCGGTGACGGTGCGCGTCATGCCTGGGCCGGCCTTCACGCTCAATTCGATAAGGTTCGAGGGCGATGCCGCGGGGCTCGATCCGGCGACCTACGATCTGACGCGCGGCGCCCGCGCCGACTCGACGCTGATCATCAAGGCGGGCGAGCAGATCGTCACCGATCTCAAGGAACAAAGCCGGCCGCTCGCCAAGATCACCGAACGCAGCGTCGTCGCCGACCATGCCACCTCGACCGTCGACGTGACGATCAGGGCGGATTCCGGACCTGTCGCGCCCGTCGGCGCTCTCACCGTCACCGGCACCAAGACCGTCGACCCGGGTTTCGTGCGCGACTATTCGCGGCTCAATCATGGTCGGCCCTATTCGCCGGAGAACATTCGCAAGGCCGCCGAGCGGCTGCGGACGCTGAACGTCTTCTCCAGCGTCACCATCGTCGAGGCCGATCAGCTTGCGCCGGATGGCACGATCCCGATGAACATCCAGGTATCCGAGGGCAAGCACCGCTATTTCGGTTTCGGCGGCCAGTTCTCGACCACCGACGGCCTCGGTCTGCAGGGCTATTGGGGCCACCGCAATCTCTTCGGCCGTGCCGAGTCGCTCCGCATCGAGGGCTCCGTCGACCGGATCGGCGAGACCACCGACGTCGGCGGGCTCGACTATTCGGCCGGCATTCTCTTCGCCAAGCCCGGCGCCTTCGGGCCGGCATCGACCTTCACGGCGAGCGTCAAGGCGGCAATCGTCGATCCGGATGCCTATAATGCCAAGACGATCACCGCCGCGGCCGGCGCCGGTTTCGAGCTTTCACCCGAGGATACGGTATCCGTCGGGGCGGAGCTGGGCTGGGCGGATATCGACGACGCCTTCGGCTCGAATTCCTATCTGACCGCGGCGATCCCGCTCGAATATGTCCGCGACACCCGCGACGACAAGCTGAACGCCACGGAAGGCTACCGGGCGATGCTCAACGCGAAGCCGAGCTATGAGATCGAGGGAAAGACCTTCTTCAGCTCCTTCGAGACCTCCGCCTCCACCTACTATGCGCTGGGCAGCGAAAAGCGTTTCGTGCTTGCCGGCAAGCTTGGCGCCGGCGTGCTTGTCGGCGGCGACGAACTTTCCGACATTCCGGCGACCCGGCGCTTCTTCCTCGGCGGCGGCGGCTCGGTGCGCGGCTATGCCTTCCAGGAAATCAGCCCGCGCAATGCCGATAACGAGCTCACCGGCGGCCGCTCCTATGTGAACGGCTCGCTGGAGGTCCGCATCGCGGTAACCGATACGATCGGCCTCGTGCCCTTCATCGACGCCGGCAGCGTATCGTCAGGCACCGCGCCGGATTTCTCAGACATCCGCGCCGGGGCCGGCATCGGCCTGCGCTATGCGACGCCCTTCGGGCCCATCCGTCTCGACTTCGCGGTACCGCTCAACAAATATCCGGGCGGCACCGACTACGGCATCTATGCAGGCATCGGCCAGTCTTTCTGA
- a CDS encoding BA14K family protein codes for MKGLLAGLCGFALSLALFLSGAAVATFILTGNPVREPRLDMNQSEIWTEHPRAVETAAQQFERLPAPAARSAVTDLSSRDPGVTARGNGVEKILPSGPSVTRIGNEAEQVPPSEPSVTTIGNDAEKELPSEPLDRTVTASIQSMSSEEEAMSSNWPAAHVEWCANRYRSYRPHDNSYTSFSGGRRTCISPHMDAAGESSEDVSPPPPDSYAEDVDDPSVQMDYLSADANEGTVLTQEHVSYCFSRYRSYRPEDNSYQPYDGGPRKQCR; via the coding sequence GTGAAAGGGTTGTTGGCGGGACTTTGCGGATTCGCACTGTCTCTCGCGTTATTCCTAAGCGGGGCGGCTGTGGCCACTTTCATACTCACCGGGAATCCAGTGCGCGAGCCACGGCTGGACATGAATCAGTCGGAAATATGGACCGAGCACCCGCGGGCAGTGGAGACCGCGGCCCAGCAATTCGAGCGACTCCCTGCGCCCGCGGCCCGCTCGGCCGTAACGGATCTCTCTTCCAGAGACCCTGGAGTTACCGCAAGGGGAAATGGGGTCGAGAAGATCCTCCCGTCGGGGCCTAGCGTGACCAGAATTGGCAACGAGGCTGAGCAGGTGCCTCCTTCGGAGCCTAGCGTGACCACAATCGGCAATGACGCAGAGAAGGAGCTCCCTTCGGAGCCTTTGGACAGGACAGTCACCGCCTCGATTCAATCGATGTCCAGCGAGGAGGAAGCGATGTCATCGAATTGGCCGGCTGCTCACGTCGAATGGTGCGCGAACCGCTACCGGTCTTACCGTCCACACGATAACAGCTACACTTCCTTCAGTGGTGGCCGGCGGACCTGCATCTCGCCCCATATGGATGCGGCCGGGGAGTCGTCGGAAGACGTTTCGCCGCCACCGCCCGACAGCTATGCGGAAGACGTAGACGACCCATCAGTCCAGATGGATTACCTATCGGCCGATGCCAATGAAGGTACAGTCCTGACGCAGGAACACGTCAGCTATTGCTTCAGCCGCTATCGGTCATACCGCCCGGAAGACAACAGTTACCAGCCTTATGATGGCGGGCCGCGCAAACAGTGCCGGTGA
- a CDS encoding DUF6494 family protein yields MSEDAFNMSTRKFLKEVGITSQRKIEETVRDGQTGGKKLKVRMTLTAEGTDLNHVVDGEIELP; encoded by the coding sequence ATGAGCGAAGACGCCTTCAACATGTCGACCCGCAAGTTCCTGAAGGAAGTCGGCATCACCTCGCAGCGCAAGATCGAGGAGACGGTGCGCGACGGGCAGACCGGCGGCAAGAAGCTGAAGGTCCGCATGACGCTCACGGCAGAAGGCACCGACCTCAACCACGTGGTGGACGGCGAGATCGAACTTCCATGA
- a CDS encoding (2Fe-2S)-binding protein: MAKITMTVNGRQVSGVCEDRTLLVHFIRENLGLTGTHVGCDTSQCGACVVHMDGQSVKSCSILAAQAAGSSITTIEGLAQNGELHPVQAAFKAHHGLQCGFCTPGMVMTAVDMIRRHGSDLDEATVRSELEGNICRCTGYHNIVKAILAAAHEMGGVRQAAE, encoded by the coding sequence ATGGCGAAAATAACAATGACGGTTAACGGCCGCCAGGTGAGCGGTGTCTGTGAGGACCGGACGCTGCTGGTGCACTTTATCCGCGAAAATCTCGGACTGACCGGTACGCATGTCGGCTGTGACACGTCGCAGTGCGGCGCTTGCGTCGTCCATATGGATGGCCAGTCGGTGAAGAGCTGTTCGATCCTTGCCGCACAGGCAGCGGGGTCGTCGATCACGACCATCGAGGGGCTGGCGCAAAACGGCGAGCTCCATCCGGTGCAGGCGGCCTTCAAGGCGCATCACGGCCTGCAATGCGGGTTCTGCACGCCCGGGATGGTAATGACGGCGGTCGACATGATCCGACGTCACGGCAGCGATCTCGACGAGGCGACGGTGCGTTCCGAACTCGAGGGCAATATCTGTCGCTGCACCGGCTACCACAACATCGTCAAGGCGATCCTCGCCGCAGCCCATGAAATGGGCGGCGTGCGCCAGGCCGCGGAATGA